The Coleofasciculus sp. FACHB-T130 genome includes a region encoding these proteins:
- the psaA gene encoding photosystem I core protein PsaA: MTISPPEREEKKVRVVVDKDPVPTSFEKWSQPGHFDRTLARGPKTTTWIWNLHALSHDFDSHTSDLEDVSRKIFAAHFGHLAVIFIWLSGMYFHGAKFSNYEAWLANPLGVKPSAQVVWPIVGQDILNADVGGGFHGIQITSGLFQVWRAAGFTNTFQLYCTAIGGLVAAALMLFAGWFHYHKRAPKLEWFQNVESMLNHHLAGLLGLGCLSWAAHQIHVALPTNKLLDAGVAIKDIPLPHEFILNRDLMAQLYPSFNQGLTPFWTLNWGQYADFLTFKGGLNPQTGGLWLSDTAHHHLALAVLFLIAGHMYRTNWGIGHSIKEILENHKGPFTGDGHKGLYENMTTSWHAQLGTNLAMLGSVTIIVAHHMYAMPPYPYLATDYATQLSIFTHHMWIGAFLIVGGAAHATIFMVRDYDPVVNQNNVLDRVIRHRDAIISHLNWVCIFLGFHSFGLYIHNDTMSALGRPQDMFSDTAIQLQPVFAQWVQNLHTLAPGGTAPNQLEPVSYAFGGGIVAVGGKVAMMPIALGTADFMIHHIHAFQIHVTVLILLKGFLFARSSRLIPDKMNLGFRFPCDGPGRGGTCQVSGWDHVFLGLFWMFNTIAIAVYHFSWKMQSDVWGTVNADGTVDHITAGNFAMSAITINGWLRDFQWAQAAQVIQSYGTALSAYGLLFLGAHFVWAFSLMFLFSGRGYWQELIESIVWAHNKLKVAPSIQPRALSIIQGRAVGVAHFLLGAIVTIWAFFEARILSIG; the protein is encoded by the coding sequence ATGACAATCAGTCCTCCGGAGCGAGAGGAGAAAAAAGTAAGGGTTGTTGTCGATAAAGATCCAGTGCCGACTTCCTTTGAGAAGTGGTCGCAGCCGGGTCATTTTGACCGCACCCTTGCTAGAGGTCCAAAAACCACCACGTGGATTTGGAACCTTCACGCCCTCTCGCATGATTTCGATAGTCATACCAGTGACTTAGAAGACGTATCTCGGAAAATTTTTGCCGCGCACTTTGGTCACTTAGCCGTGATCTTCATCTGGCTAAGCGGTATGTATTTTCATGGCGCTAAGTTTTCAAACTACGAAGCTTGGCTAGCTAATCCTTTAGGCGTCAAGCCTAGCGCTCAAGTCGTTTGGCCTATCGTTGGTCAAGATATTTTGAATGCCGATGTGGGCGGTGGCTTCCACGGGATTCAAATCACCTCTGGCTTGTTCCAGGTTTGGCGGGCAGCTGGCTTCACAAACACATTCCAGCTGTACTGCACTGCCATCGGTGGCTTGGTAGCAGCAGCTCTGATGCTGTTTGCTGGCTGGTTCCACTATCACAAGCGGGCTCCCAAACTGGAATGGTTCCAGAATGTAGAGTCAATGCTAAACCACCACCTAGCTGGGTTGCTGGGTCTGGGGTGCTTGTCTTGGGCCGCTCACCAAATTCACGTGGCGCTGCCCACCAACAAGCTCCTGGATGCAGGAGTTGCCATCAAAGATATTCCGCTGCCTCATGAGTTCATCTTGAACCGTGACTTGATGGCCCAACTGTATCCCAGCTTTAACCAAGGGTTGACGCCATTCTGGACTTTGAACTGGGGCCAGTATGCTGACTTCCTGACGTTCAAAGGCGGTTTAAATCCCCAGACAGGTGGATTGTGGCTGTCAGATACGGCACACCATCACCTAGCCTTGGCAGTACTCTTCCTGATCGCCGGTCATATGTATCGGACGAACTGGGGGATTGGTCACAGCATTAAGGAAATTCTAGAGAACCACAAAGGTCCCTTCACAGGCGACGGTCATAAGGGTCTCTATGAAAACATGACCACATCCTGGCACGCGCAGTTGGGAACCAACCTTGCCATGCTGGGTTCTGTGACCATCATCGTGGCTCACCATATGTACGCGATGCCTCCGTATCCGTACCTTGCCACTGACTACGCTACTCAGTTGTCCATATTCACCCACCACATGTGGATTGGGGCATTCTTGATCGTTGGCGGAGCGGCTCACGCTACCATCTTTATGGTGCGGGATTACGATCCGGTAGTGAACCAGAACAACGTGCTGGATCGGGTGATTCGTCACCGGGATGCAATTATTTCCCACCTCAACTGGGTTTGTATCTTCCTAGGCTTCCACAGCTTTGGCTTGTACATCCACAACGACACGATGAGTGCTTTGGGTCGCCCCCAAGATATGTTCTCGGATACGGCGATTCAGTTGCAGCCGGTGTTTGCTCAGTGGGTGCAAAACCTGCACACTCTGGCTCCTGGTGGCACAGCTCCTAACCAGCTAGAACCAGTAAGTTATGCCTTCGGCGGCGGTATCGTTGCTGTAGGCGGTAAGGTGGCGATGATGCCAATCGCGCTGGGTACGGCGGACTTCATGATCCACCATATTCACGCTTTCCAAATTCACGTCACTGTTCTAATTCTGCTGAAAGGCTTCTTGTTTGCCCGTAGCTCTCGTCTGATTCCAGACAAGATGAATTTGGGCTTCCGCTTCCCTTGCGACGGTCCCGGTCGTGGTGGTACCTGCCAGGTTTCTGGTTGGGACCATGTATTCCTGGGTCTGTTCTGGATGTTCAACACCATTGCGATCGCGGTTTACCACTTCAGCTGGAAAATGCAATCCGATGTGTGGGGCACAGTCAATGCTGATGGAACGGTGGATCATATCACCGCAGGCAACTTTGCGATGAGTGCCATCACTATCAATGGCTGGTTGCGTGATTTTCAATGGGCACAAGCTGCTCAAGTAATTCAGTCTTACGGTACAGCCCTCTCAGCCTACGGTCTGCTGTTCCTGGGCGCTCACTTTGTGTGGGCATTCAGCCTGATGTTCCTATTCAGCGGTCGTGGCTACTGGCAGGAGTTGATTGAGTCGATTGTTTGGGCTCACAATAAGTTGAAGGTTGCCCCTTCTATTCAGCCTCGCGCTCTGAGCATCATTCAGGGTCGGGCCGTTGGGGTAGCTCACTTCCTCCTGGGCGCGATCGTCACGATATGGGCGTTCTTCGAGGCGCGAATCCTTTCAATAGGATGA
- a CDS encoding ABC transporter ATP-binding protein, with protein sequence MANVRLEGITRKFNNATAIEDISFEVPDGQFWVMVGPSGCGKSTILRTIAGLDTQSSGNLYIGNVLMNEIPARARDVAMVFQNYALYPHMTVAKNLAFGLRMRGTDAKTMQERVETVARSLDIAHLLDRKPKQLSGGQQQRVALGRAIARQPQVFLLDEPLSNLDAQLRDDTRAELKQLHQQVGITTIYVTHDQVEAMTLADRIVVLNRGRIQQIGDPQTIYARPANLMVATFLGNPPMNILHATYTGEVFQVGDQALSCPPALQDKLQLRQGQGIELGIRPEHITTKNEKLKIKNEQEPEAFGRDGVLPLQHSLLMVEVKVVEPLGRETLIRANLPASGVPINIQAASDWRGHSGDRISVQLDLNQLFVFDPTTGDALFP encoded by the coding sequence ATGGCAAACGTTCGCTTAGAAGGAATTACCCGAAAATTTAATAATGCTACTGCGATTGAGGATATTTCCTTCGAGGTGCCGGATGGGCAGTTCTGGGTGATGGTGGGACCTTCCGGTTGTGGCAAATCCACGATTTTGCGGACAATTGCGGGTTTGGACACGCAAAGTAGCGGCAATCTCTACATTGGGAATGTCCTGATGAATGAGATTCCTGCTAGGGCAAGAGATGTGGCGATGGTGTTCCAAAATTACGCCCTCTACCCGCACATGACCGTTGCTAAAAATTTAGCTTTTGGTCTACGGATGCGTGGAACTGACGCGAAAACGATGCAGGAACGAGTAGAGACGGTCGCGCGATCGCTCGATATCGCCCATCTCCTCGACCGCAAACCCAAGCAGCTATCGGGGGGACAACAGCAACGGGTGGCATTAGGGAGAGCGATCGCTCGTCAACCCCAAGTATTCTTATTAGATGAACCCCTCTCTAACCTAGATGCCCAGCTGCGAGACGATACCAGGGCAGAACTCAAGCAATTACACCAACAAGTGGGAATTACCACGATCTACGTCACTCACGATCAGGTAGAGGCGATGACCCTAGCGGATCGAATTGTGGTACTCAATCGCGGTCGGATTCAACAAATTGGCGACCCGCAAACAATTTATGCGCGACCGGCAAATTTGATGGTTGCTACATTCTTAGGCAATCCACCGATGAATATTCTCCACGCGACTTATACGGGTGAAGTTTTTCAGGTGGGGGATCAGGCTTTATCTTGTCCTCCAGCGCTTCAGGACAAGTTGCAACTCAGACAGGGACAGGGCATAGAGTTAGGGATTCGCCCAGAGCATATAACAACTAAAAATGAAAAATTAAAGATTAAAAACGAACAAGAACCCGAAGCCTTTGGTCGGGACGGGGTCTTGCCTCTACAGCACTCACTGCTGATGGTTGAGGTGAAGGTTGTAGAACCGCTGGGACGGGAGACACTGATTCGGGCGAATTTACCGGCGTCTGGGGTACCGATCAATATCCAGGCAGCTTCAGATTGGCGGGGTCATTCCGGCGATCGCATTTCTGTACAGCTCGACCTCAACCAGTTATTTGTCTTTGACCCCACCACGGGCGATGCTCTGTTTCCTTAA
- the ilvN gene encoding acetolactate synthase small subunit — MKHTLSVLVEDEAGVLTRIAGLFARRGFNIESLAVGPAEQLGISRITMVVPGDDRVIEQLTKQLYKLVNVLKVQDITDTPCVERELMLLKVNATSSNRSEVIELAQVFRARVVDIAEDALTLEVVGDPGKLVAIVQVLNKFGLREIARTGKIALTRESGVNTEFLKSLEAKL, encoded by the coding sequence ATGAAACATACCCTTTCAGTTTTGGTTGAAGATGAAGCTGGAGTCCTGACTCGGATTGCCGGTTTGTTTGCCCGTCGGGGATTTAATATTGAAAGCCTTGCTGTTGGACCAGCTGAACAGCTCGGAATCTCCCGGATTACGATGGTCGTGCCGGGAGATGACCGGGTGATCGAGCAACTCACCAAGCAGCTCTACAAGCTGGTGAATGTACTAAAAGTCCAGGATATAACGGATACTCCGTGTGTAGAACGAGAACTAATGTTGCTAAAGGTGAATGCTACCAGCTCCAATCGCTCGGAAGTGATTGAATTGGCTCAGGTTTTCCGCGCTAGGGTAGTAGACATTGCGGAGGATGCGCTCACTTTAGAAGTGGTGGGAGATCCAGGCAAATTGGTGGCGATTGTTCAAGTGCTGAATAAATTTGGTTTGCGTGAAATTGCTCGTACCGGCAAAATCGCCCTTACCCGCGAGTCGGGTGTTAACACAGAGTTTCTCAAGTCTCTGGAAGCTAAGCTTTAA
- a CDS encoding BON domain-containing protein produces the protein MGWLKRLFGMEKPQNAQTNAVPAPTAQAPASTGTASSSETIPPERVGLTGEYDQSGLAKRVALAFDQDPDLDDINTLYVAQTGGTVVLKGQVPSQQILNQMVSVARSVEGATGVQTDQVTIG, from the coding sequence ATGGGTTGGTTAAAAAGACTTTTTGGCATGGAAAAGCCGCAAAATGCACAAACTAATGCGGTACCAGCACCGACAGCTCAAGCTCCTGCCTCAACCGGCACTGCAAGTAGCAGCGAGACGATTCCGCCAGAGCGAGTGGGATTAACTGGAGAATATGACCAAAGCGGACTTGCCAAGCGGGTTGCTCTAGCTTTCGATCAAGATCCGGATCTGGATGATATTAATACGCTCTATGTAGCCCAAACCGGCGGCACAGTTGTGCTAAAAGGACAAGTTCCCAGCCAGCAAATTCTCAATCAAATGGTCTCGGTCGCCCGGAGTGTGGAGGGTGCCACGGGTGTCCAAACCGATCAAGTCACCATTGGCTAG
- a CDS encoding circadian clock KaiB family protein, which translates to MEEGFLLSFLLFWRFFLTQDPLSLPQLFKGIALFTPGGDLIYCIDPNKQSHWHLHLCAGLQEMLGLPEPPHFLVPAYTATIDRWLDPYTQQLRIAAEVYLPVRRHQALLNGIFQNSNLQNWQVAPWPSELGDPIVLETYRHQFPQLWENHDLIVRLERTGFQPSFRPVSTPGYVLRLFVSGHNGSTEHTLQSLHQLLEQSLGHPYTLKVIDIFKHPEQAESNHISATPTLVRVWPEPVRRIVGDLDNIERVLQVLGAVDY; encoded by the coding sequence ATGGAAGAAGGGTTTCTTCTTTCATTTTTATTATTTTGGCGCTTTTTCTTGACTCAAGATCCACTCTCTCTTCCCCAGCTCTTTAAAGGTATTGCCCTGTTTACGCCAGGGGGAGACTTAATTTATTGCATCGATCCCAATAAGCAGAGCCACTGGCACCTACATCTGTGTGCTGGACTTCAAGAAATGCTGGGATTACCCGAACCTCCCCATTTTTTGGTGCCAGCTTATACCGCGACGATCGATCGGTGGCTCGATCCTTACACCCAGCAGTTACGAATTGCCGCTGAGGTTTATTTGCCGGTACGACGGCATCAGGCATTGCTGAATGGGATTTTCCAGAATAGCAACTTGCAAAATTGGCAAGTTGCTCCTTGGCCTTCAGAATTAGGCGATCCTATCGTATTAGAAACTTATCGTCACCAATTTCCCCAACTTTGGGAAAATCACGATTTGATTGTGCGCTTGGAACGCACGGGTTTCCAGCCTTCATTCCGCCCAGTTTCGACGCCTGGGTACGTCCTGCGCCTGTTTGTTTCCGGTCATAATGGCTCTACCGAACACACTCTCCAAAGCCTGCATCAGTTGTTAGAGCAATCTCTGGGTCATCCTTACACTTTGAAAGTGATTGACATTTTCAAACATCCAGAACAGGCGGAGTCAAATCATATCTCTGCTACACCCACCCTTGTTAGAGTTTGGCCTGAACCTGTGCGACGGATTGTGGGAGATTTAGACAATATTGAGAGAGTCTTGCAGGTACTTGGGGCTGTAGATTACTGA
- the infC gene encoding translation initiation factor IF-3 produces MPVIEKRRTRDLPQINERIRFPQIRVIDTDGTQLGIMTPNEAIRIAEEKELDLVLLSDKAEPPVCRIMNYGKYKFEQEKKAREARKNQHTADVKEVKMRYKIEEHDYQVRVNQAERFLKSGDKVKATITFRGREIQHSDLAEDLLKRMATDLQELAEVQQAPKKEGRNMMMLLSPKK; encoded by the coding sequence ATGCCTGTGATTGAGAAAAGACGCACTCGCGATCTACCCCAAATTAACGAACGTATTCGTTTTCCCCAAATTCGCGTCATTGACACCGATGGCACGCAGCTGGGAATTATGACGCCAAACGAGGCTATCCGCATCGCTGAAGAAAAAGAGCTGGATCTTGTCCTGCTCAGCGATAAGGCAGAACCCCCCGTTTGCCGGATTATGAACTATGGCAAGTATAAATTTGAACAGGAGAAAAAAGCGCGGGAAGCTCGGAAAAATCAGCATACTGCTGATGTCAAGGAAGTGAAGATGCGCTACAAGATTGAAGAGCATGACTATCAGGTGCGAGTTAATCAAGCCGAGCGCTTTCTGAAGTCGGGAGATAAGGTCAAAGCCACGATTACGTTCCGAGGTCGCGAAATTCAACACAGCGATTTAGCCGAGGACTTGCTCAAGCGGATGGCGACGGATTTACAGGAACTAGCGGAAGTGCAGCAAGCTCCCAAAAAAGAAGGTCGCAACATGATGATGCTGCTGTCTCCGAAAAAATAG
- a CDS encoding thioredoxin-like domain-containing protein, with product MTPRVRAPEFPQNQTWFNTDRPLSLRELKGRVVILDFWTYCCINCLHVLPKLKYLEQKYKDSLTVIGVHSGKFDNEKEVENIRQAVLRYDIEHPVVVDSNFAIWSQYAVRAWPTLTMIDPQGYVIGYVSGEGNQDVVEKLILPLIQQHKERGTINFQELSLTLEKQRQPLVTPLAFPGKVLADETRDRLFIADSGHHRIAIATLAGQVLQIVGTGKQGLTDGSFTDAQFFAPQGMALDAENDILYVADTENHTLRQIDLKNQKVETIAGTGEQSHHLRSYTGTARETPLNSPWDLEKVGNRLFIAMAGVHQIWEMQMENGIIGTYAGIGAESCVDGNLDESAFSQPSGITTDGQELYVADSEISSIRGIGLGEKVQVRTICGSGELFGFGDIDGKGFEVRLQHCLGVEYAQNYLWVADSYNHKIKRVDPKTGICNTVLGDGTAGNKDGQGTSSQFFEPSGVSAIGSHLYIADTNNHAIRRVDVATMEVITLKFAGLCAPDVCIPTAD from the coding sequence ATGACGCCCCGTGTTAGAGCGCCAGAATTTCCCCAAAACCAAACCTGGTTCAATACAGATCGTCCCCTTTCCTTACGTGAATTAAAAGGGAGAGTGGTAATTCTTGACTTTTGGACGTATTGCTGCATCAACTGTCTGCACGTCCTGCCAAAGTTGAAGTACCTGGAGCAGAAATACAAAGACAGCCTCACGGTAATTGGCGTCCACTCCGGCAAATTTGACAACGAAAAAGAAGTTGAAAACATTCGTCAGGCAGTTCTGCGCTACGACATTGAGCATCCAGTCGTCGTCGATAGCAATTTTGCTATTTGGAGTCAGTATGCTGTCCGTGCATGGCCCACTTTGACGATGATTGACCCCCAAGGTTACGTCATCGGCTATGTATCTGGGGAAGGAAATCAGGATGTCGTAGAGAAGCTGATTTTGCCGCTGATTCAACAACACAAAGAGAGAGGAACGATTAATTTTCAAGAACTCAGCCTTACTTTAGAAAAACAGCGGCAACCGTTGGTAACACCCCTGGCTTTTCCCGGTAAAGTGTTAGCGGATGAAACACGCGATCGCCTGTTCATCGCCGACTCCGGACATCACCGGATTGCGATCGCTACCCTTGCCGGTCAAGTGTTACAGATTGTTGGCACTGGCAAACAAGGCTTAACCGATGGTTCCTTTACAGATGCCCAATTTTTCGCTCCCCAAGGTATGGCACTCGACGCAGAAAATGACATTCTCTATGTTGCCGATACCGAAAATCATACCCTGCGACAGATCGATCTAAAGAATCAAAAGGTTGAAACAATTGCCGGTACTGGCGAACAAAGCCATCACCTTCGCTCCTACACGGGTACGGCACGAGAAACTCCGCTCAATTCTCCTTGGGATTTAGAAAAAGTAGGAAATCGCTTGTTTATTGCGATGGCAGGAGTCCACCAAATCTGGGAAATGCAGATGGAAAACGGCATCATTGGTACCTACGCAGGGATTGGAGCAGAATCATGCGTTGATGGAAATTTAGACGAATCTGCCTTTTCTCAACCCAGCGGCATTACCACCGACGGACAAGAGTTATACGTTGCCGACAGCGAAATTAGCTCAATCCGTGGCATTGGATTGGGTGAAAAGGTTCAGGTGCGAACAATTTGTGGCAGTGGTGAGCTATTTGGGTTTGGGGATATTGATGGTAAAGGCTTTGAGGTTCGACTCCAGCATTGTTTAGGCGTTGAATACGCTCAGAATTACCTCTGGGTCGCTGATAGCTACAACCACAAAATTAAGCGAGTTGACCCGAAGACCGGGATTTGTAACACAGTTTTGGGGGATGGGACGGCAGGAAACAAAGATGGACAAGGCACCAGCAGTCAATTTTTTGAGCCATCAGGAGTGAGTGCGATTGGCTCTCATTTATACATTGCCGATACTAATAACCATGCTATCCGTCGTGTCGATGTCGCCACAATGGAAGTGATAACCTTGAAATTTGCTGGGTTGTGTGCGCCAGACGTCTGTATTCCTACCGCTGATTAA
- a CDS encoding type IV pilus twitching motility protein PilT: protein MTEPQRPPMSPPPPPRVPPPPPPGMRPPARDTAATVSTQQQPMQTMQMTAPPSPHAAASAGAASVSPPPKAAPPAAGTGVRSPATAASAASATAATVVARTAVRGPGPSPGQPTLKEIVVKAHENGISDIHAGVGEIPRYRKRGDMEMTDYPQTDEATFMSWLREVMTDAQIREFEERLDFDGVTQYEFSRARINVFGSMRGPAMVMRLIPNNILTLEQLRLPEVFKDISHYHKGLILVTGPTGSGKSTTMAAMIDYINKEMAKHIITIEDPIEFVHTSRKSLIKHREVGLNTLKFDNALKAALREDPDLILVGEMRDKETVNTALKAAQTGHLVMGTLHTNSAVKTIERILNLYSAEEQHSMKIAIAESLVAIISQGLCKTTDGKRAAFHDILINTEAIKDYIKEGKYEDITGIMLGSSFDGMMTMNKALLDLYHEGRITEETALEMSPTPNEMAQFLRGRV, encoded by the coding sequence ATGACAGAACCGCAGCGTCCGCCCATGTCACCACCGCCTCCACCCCGCGTTCCCCCACCACCCCCGCCAGGAATGCGACCTCCGGCTAGGGATACAGCTGCCACCGTTTCCACTCAGCAGCAGCCCATGCAAACGATGCAGATGACTGCGCCGCCCTCTCCCCATGCAGCGGCAAGTGCAGGGGCAGCTTCTGTATCTCCTCCACCGAAAGCGGCTCCTCCAGCAGCGGGGACAGGAGTTCGATCCCCTGCTACAGCTGCTTCGGCAGCATCAGCAACAGCAGCAACGGTGGTGGCTCGAACGGCTGTAAGGGGACCAGGTCCTAGTCCCGGACAGCCCACCTTAAAGGAAATCGTCGTTAAAGCTCATGAAAACGGAATTTCCGACATTCATGCAGGTGTCGGTGAAATTCCTCGCTACCGCAAACGGGGCGACATGGAGATGACCGATTATCCGCAGACGGATGAAGCGACATTCATGAGCTGGTTGCGAGAGGTGATGACTGACGCTCAGATTCGAGAATTTGAAGAGCGCTTAGACTTTGACGGCGTTACCCAGTATGAATTCTCTCGCGCCCGGATTAACGTGTTTGGTTCGATGCGCGGTCCAGCGATGGTGATGCGATTGATTCCAAACAATATTCTGACTTTGGAGCAACTGCGGTTGCCAGAGGTGTTTAAGGATATTTCCCATTACCATAAGGGATTGATTTTGGTCACAGGTCCAACGGGTTCGGGTAAATCCACCACGATGGCTGCCATGATTGACTACATCAATAAGGAGATGGCAAAGCACATCATCACGATTGAAGACCCGATTGAGTTTGTTCATACGAGTCGCAAGTCGCTGATTAAGCACCGGGAAGTAGGGTTGAACACGTTGAAGTTCGACAATGCGCTGAAAGCTGCGTTGCGGGAAGATCCCGATCTGATTCTGGTCGGGGAAATGCGAGATAAAGAAACGGTTAACACTGCTCTCAAAGCGGCGCAAACGGGTCACTTAGTGATGGGGACGCTGCACACCAATAGCGCTGTGAAAACGATTGAGCGGATTCTCAATCTCTACTCAGCAGAAGAGCAGCATTCGATGAAGATAGCGATCGCTGAATCTCTGGTGGCGATCATTTCTCAAGGATTGTGCAAAACGACCGATGGCAAACGTGCGGCTTTCCACGACATCCTGATTAATACCGAAGCAATCAAGGACTACATTAAGGAGGGTAAATACGAAGATATTACCGGAATCATGCTAGGCTCCAGCTTTGACGGCATGATGACAATGAACAAAGCTCTCCTCGACCTCTACCATGAGGGTCGAATCACCGAAGAGACTGCTCTGGAAATGTCGCCCACTCCAAACGAGATGGCTCAGTTCCTCCGAGGTCGGGTGTAA
- a CDS encoding alpha/beta fold hydrolase has product MTQHWQHRIGSQRDWVWRGWQTRYTYIRASQPTQKTTPLLLLHGFGTSIGHWRHNLAVLGQSHTVYALDMLGFGASRKAQADYKVDLWVEQVYDFWGTFIQQPVVLVGNSIGSLVCLAVAAAHPEMVKGFVMMSLPDPSVEEEAIPAWLRPVVAGVKGVVASPVILQNVFYLVRRPSFVRKWAAIAYANPNAVTDELVDILAGPAQDRGSAAAFGAILKAMTSAKFSPSVKTLLPTLNTPMLLIWGRQDKMIPFSVLARFRDINPKLQLVELDAGHCPHDECPDEVNQIILNWLETMPEDQVDSSATPQKQLAVSD; this is encoded by the coding sequence GTGACCCAGCATTGGCAGCATCGAATTGGCAGTCAAAGAGACTGGGTTTGGCGGGGTTGGCAGACTCGCTATACGTACATCCGGGCGTCTCAACCGACACAAAAGACGACCCCCTTATTGCTGCTGCATGGATTTGGGACTTCCATTGGACACTGGCGACACAATCTAGCGGTACTCGGTCAGTCTCACACGGTTTATGCGCTGGATATGCTGGGATTTGGGGCATCCCGAAAGGCGCAGGCAGACTACAAAGTCGATCTTTGGGTAGAGCAAGTTTATGATTTCTGGGGGACTTTTATTCAGCAGCCAGTAGTCTTAGTCGGAAATTCCATAGGATCGCTGGTGTGTCTGGCAGTGGCAGCCGCGCATCCAGAGATGGTGAAAGGTTTTGTGATGATGAGTTTGCCCGATCCCTCCGTGGAGGAAGAGGCAATTCCCGCCTGGTTGCGACCCGTTGTGGCAGGGGTCAAAGGTGTTGTGGCTTCACCCGTGATTCTCCAGAATGTCTTTTATCTAGTCAGGCGTCCCTCCTTCGTCCGCAAGTGGGCAGCGATCGCTTACGCTAACCCAAATGCTGTTACTGACGAACTGGTAGATATTCTGGCAGGCCCTGCTCAAGATCGGGGTTCGGCGGCAGCATTCGGTGCCATCCTCAAAGCGATGACCAGTGCTAAATTTAGCCCCAGTGTCAAAACCTTACTGCCAACCTTGAACACGCCCATGCTCTTGATTTGGGGTCGGCAAGATAAAATGATTCCTTTTAGCGTACTGGCTCGATTTAGGGATATCAACCCTAAGCTTCAGTTGGTTGAGCTGGATGCAGGTCACTGTCCCCATGACGAATGTCCAGATGAAGTTAACCAGATTATCCTCAACTGGCTTGAAACGATGCCTGAAGACCAGGTAGATAGCTCTGCTACACCCCAAAAACAGTTAGCAGTGAGTGATTAG
- the wecB gene encoding UDP-N-acetylglucosamine 2-epimerase (non-hydrolyzing), translating to MPPSPIKVCITLGTRPEAIKLAPVIQQFQESLTFQTHVILTGQHREMVEQVMQLFGLNADQNLEIMQHQQTLTDITCRSLRGLETVFKQLQPHLVVVQGDTTTAFAAALAAFYQKIPVGHVEAGLRTDELFNPYPEEANRRLISQLTQLHFAPTTLAVENLQRSGVTGEVHHTGNTVIDALLTVAKSQPDCPIPGLDWSGYRTLLATVHRRENWGEPLRGIAEGFLQILDKFSDTALLLPLHRNPTVREPLQELLGNHPRIFLTEPLDYAELVGAIQRCYLVLTDSGGLQEEAPSLGKPVLVLRETTERPEAVAAGTAKLVGTEPNQILAAATELLSDRSAYQAMATAINPFGDGRSAERILQVVEKHFQSC from the coding sequence ATGCCGCCATCTCCTATCAAAGTTTGCATCACACTGGGAACCCGTCCGGAAGCCATTAAGCTAGCACCTGTTATCCAACAGTTTCAGGAATCGCTAACTTTTCAAACTCACGTAATATTGACGGGTCAACATCGAGAGATGGTCGAGCAAGTCATGCAGCTATTTGGGCTGAATGCCGACCAAAATTTAGAAATTATGCAACATCAACAAACTCTGACAGATATTACTTGTCGTAGTTTGCGAGGATTGGAAACTGTATTTAAACAGTTACAGCCTCATTTGGTAGTAGTTCAAGGAGATACAACCACAGCCTTTGCAGCAGCTTTAGCAGCGTTTTATCAAAAAATTCCGGTCGGTCATGTAGAAGCAGGATTACGCACCGACGAGCTTTTTAATCCTTACCCAGAAGAAGCCAATCGGCGATTAATTTCTCAGCTAACTCAGCTGCATTTTGCCCCCACAACCCTAGCGGTAGAAAATCTGCAACGTTCTGGCGTCACTGGCGAAGTTCACCACACTGGGAATACAGTCATCGATGCTTTATTAACCGTGGCGAAAAGTCAGCCGGATTGCCCGATTCCCGGTTTGGACTGGAGTGGATATCGCACGCTACTGGCAACAGTCCACCGACGCGAGAACTGGGGAGAACCCCTGCGGGGAATTGCGGAGGGATTTCTCCAAATATTAGATAAATTTTCGGATACTGCATTACTGTTGCCGCTCCATCGCAACCCGACTGTGAGAGAACCGCTACAAGAACTTCTCGGTAATCATCCCAGAATCTTCTTAACAGAACCGTTAGATTACGCCGAACTGGTGGGGGCGATTCAACGCTGTTATTTGGTATTGACTGATTCTGGAGGATTGCAGGAGGAAGCACCGAGTTTGGGGAAGCCGGTACTGGTATTGAGAGAAACCACCGAACGACCAGAGGCGGTAGCAGCGGGAACTGCAAAATTAGTAGGAACAGAACCCAATCAAATTCTTGCAGCGGCAACAGAACTCCTCAGCGATCGCAGTGCTTATCAAGCAATGGCAACGGCAATTAATCCCTTTGGCGATGGTCGTTCTGCTGAGAGAATATTGCAAGTTGTTGAGAAACATTTCCAAAGCTGTTAA